The segment GCCTTGCAAGGCCGCGATTATTTGGGCACCAGCATGGGCAGCACACCGGGCAGGATGTCGAAGCGGAAGGGAGCTTCCATCTTTTCCACCTCGCCGTCGATGGAGACCAGCGGCTTGCGCTGCCGGGTCCGGATTTCCAGCCAGGGCAAGGAGCCTCGGATGAGGGCCTCGTTGCTGGCCCAGCGCCCCATGGCCACCTGCAGGCCCAGATCCATGAGGCTGATGGGCCCCGCCCCCTGCCCGATATAAACCCCCAGGGTAGCGCCATCCATGCGCTCGCGCTCCAGCTGGAACGGATCGGAATCCCGGCACATATTGTTGGACACCATCAAAAAGGAAGTGGCGATCCGGGCTTGGACGTCGGGTCCGATCAACTCCGCTTCGATCAAGCGATGCCCCCGCGCCAGGCCGCTCAGCCCGGCCAGGGCTCCGTCCAGAAAGCTCCCTCCTTTGCGACGGGCCTCGTCGCGAGAACGGATGAATTCAGGAAATGCGCCGAGACAGGCACGAATCAGGAAAAAACGGTCATTGACCCGCCCCAGATCGGTGGGGGTGGGAACCGCATCGGCTAGGGCCGCCGCCGCCCGGTCAAGGTCGAACGGAACTCCGAACTGGCGGGCGACATAATTCATGGTTCCCAGCGGCAGGACACCCAGGGACTTGCCGCTTCCCACCACATGCTTGAGCGATCGGGACAAGGACCCGTCGCCGCCGCCGATGATGACCGCATGGACGGCAGGATCACGGCACGCCTTGCGAATTGCGCGCCCCATGTCCTTTCCCTCGGCCAGGGTGACATGGGCCTGATGGCCCAGCGAGGTCCAGATGGCCGACAGCCGG is part of the Paramagnetospirillum magnetotacticum MS-1 genome and harbors:
- the mamU gene encoding lipid kinase MamU codes for the protein MRIAAIINERAGTVARLSPPVVAARLSAIWTSLGHQAHVTLAEGKDMGRAIRKACRDPAVHAVIIGGGDGSLSRSLKHVVGSGKSLGVLPLGTMNYVARQFGVPFDLDRAAAALADAVPTPTDLGRVNDRFFLIRACLGAFPEFIRSRDEARRKGGSFLDGALAGLSGLARGHRLIEAELIGPDVQARIATSFLMVSNNMCRDSDPFQLERERMDGATLGVYIGQGAGPISLMDLGLQVAMGRWASNEALIRGSLPWLEIRTRQRKPLVSIDGEVEKMEAPFRFDILPGVLPMLVPK